In Paenibacillus sonchi, a single genomic region encodes these proteins:
- a CDS encoding FGGY-family carbohydrate kinase: MAIAGIDIGTTGCKCTIYNREGHFLGEAYKEYPTEQTDKHTLDAEMVWSYTKDVLREAALQIQVPLEAIGVTSFGEAAIWLNHQMEPMAPSLLYTHPDGQEQCDRLTNHFGKAYITRTTGLNPNPMYSVSKLMYSREQRPGQATECQGICCFGDFIVYMLSGVQQMDYSLASRTMAFDINHLKWDEAILEYAGIDKAWMPNPVQIGTIAGKIRSSVAEELGIGRNIIIVSGCHDQIAASIGTGAYQPGMAVEGVQRQSC; encoded by the coding sequence ATGGCTATTGCGGGAATTGATATCGGGACGACCGGATGCAAATGTACGATCTATAACCGGGAAGGACACTTTCTGGGTGAAGCCTATAAAGAGTACCCTACAGAGCAGACGGATAAACACACTCTGGATGCGGAAATGGTATGGAGTTATACCAAAGATGTTTTGCGGGAAGCGGCACTTCAGATCCAGGTACCTCTAGAAGCGATCGGAGTGACTTCCTTCGGAGAAGCTGCTATATGGCTGAACCACCAAATGGAGCCCATGGCTCCTTCTCTGTTATATACGCATCCCGATGGTCAAGAGCAATGCGACCGCTTGACCAATCATTTTGGCAAAGCGTATATAACCCGAACGACGGGCTTGAATCCGAATCCGATGTACAGCGTTTCCAAGCTGATGTATTCTCGCGAACAACGGCCGGGTCAGGCAACAGAATGCCAAGGCATTTGCTGTTTCGGCGATTTTATCGTCTATATGCTGAGCGGTGTGCAGCAGATGGATTACTCTCTGGCCAGCCGGACGATGGCTTTTGATATCAATCATCTGAAGTGGGATGAAGCTATTCTGGAATATGCCGGTATCGACAAGGCTTGGATGCCCAATCCGGTTCAGATTGGTACTATTGCCGGGAAGATTAGAAGCTCGGTGGCGGAGGAACTGGGCATCGGCAGAAATATCATCATCGTATCCGGATGCCATGACCAGATTGCAGCATCAATTGGTACCGGAGCCTATCAACCAGGGATGGCGGTTGAAGGGGTACAGCGGCAAAGTTGTTGA
- a CDS encoding AraC family transcriptional regulator, whose amino-acid sequence MKKEFEIIDHPSIKHLNIFLVDMDYRTSHLHRELEIDLVLEGKLDIHSKQQVYRLNPDSSILLNTNQPHEIRTLESKTTILCLQISPHFCKNYFRGISNIVFDSVTLEQHITGDTYTYIKSLMIEMAWQYFARPKGFEFSCMSMLNLLFGVLLNNLPYHQISDDEKNKTMVKVERLTRILNYIDEHYTHKIRLSDIAENEGLSMTYLSQFIKENLNQSFQDYVNNLRFSYAKKLLAEGMKLLDICLECGFSDYRYMNKAFLDNVGCTPGEYKKKVLKDNITRSIPSPLNTVENYYSEQNTLNLLQKLRQKHLSVLRECPNPLLGI is encoded by the coding sequence ATGAAAAAGGAATTTGAAATTATAGACCACCCCAGTATCAAACATCTTAATATTTTCTTAGTGGATATGGACTATCGTACCTCTCATCTGCATAGGGAACTGGAAATTGATCTCGTGCTTGAAGGCAAACTGGACATTCATTCCAAGCAACAGGTCTATCGATTGAACCCTGACTCCTCTATACTGTTAAATACCAATCAGCCGCATGAAATCCGAACCTTAGAAAGCAAAACGACCATTTTATGCCTGCAGATTTCACCCCACTTTTGCAAAAACTATTTTCGGGGAATTTCCAATATTGTTTTTGATTCCGTAACTTTGGAGCAGCATATAACCGGAGATACCTATACATATATAAAATCCCTAATGATTGAAATGGCATGGCAGTATTTCGCAAGGCCAAAAGGCTTTGAATTTTCTTGCATGAGTATGCTGAATTTATTATTCGGGGTTCTTTTGAATAACCTGCCTTATCACCAAATTAGCGACGATGAAAAAAACAAAACTATGGTAAAGGTTGAACGTTTGACCCGGATATTAAATTATATCGATGAGCATTATACCCACAAAATCCGTCTGTCCGATATCGCAGAAAATGAAGGTCTTTCGATGACCTACCTATCCCAGTTTATCAAAGAGAATCTAAATCAATCCTTTCAGGATTATGTAAACAACCTTCGCTTCAGTTATGCTAAAAAACTTCTAGCTGAAGGTATGAAACTGCTAGATATCTGCTTGGAATGCGGGTTCTCCGATTATAGATACATGAATAAAGCTTTCCTTGATAACGTTGGCTGTACACCCGGTGAATACAAGAAAAAGGTTTTGAAGGACAACATCACAAGAAGTATACCAAGCCCTTTAAATACGGTGGAAAACTATTATTCTGAGCAGAATACGCTAAATCTCTTACAAAAGCTGCGCCAGAAACATCTTTCTGTTCTTCGTGAATGTCCTAATCCTTTGCTAGGAATATAA
- a CDS encoding aldo/keto reductase, whose amino-acid sequence MKTRKLGNSEITVSSIGLGLMGMSGLYGHSNDEQSIQTIQRAIDLGVNLLDTADVYGNGHNEELLGRALKGRREQAIVATKFAHGPNFQGVNGHPDYVKKAVEDSLLRLDIDYIDLYYQHRVDPNVPIEETVGAMADLVKEGKVRYLGLSEASAQTIRRAHAVHPISALQTEYSLWSRDVEAEILPVVNELGITFVAYSPLSRGFISGELRKFEDLAEDDVRRYLPRFQKENFQKNVDIVDEITKIAKEKGSTPSQLALAWSLAKGALPIPGTRRVSFLEENAGASDIVLTPDDLARIEAVSPQSAVQGGRYDDISMKGLNI is encoded by the coding sequence TGAAAACACGCAAACTAGGCAACAGTGAAATTACAGTATCGTCGATTGGTTTAGGACTTATGGGAATGTCTGGTTTATATGGTCACAGTAATGACGAACAGTCGATACAAACAATTCAGAGAGCAATAGACCTCGGTGTTAATCTCTTAGATACTGCAGATGTTTATGGAAATGGGCATAACGAAGAATTACTCGGACGAGCATTAAAAGGTCGGCGAGAGCAAGCGATTGTTGCTACCAAATTCGCACATGGACCGAACTTCCAAGGAGTTAACGGTCATCCGGACTATGTTAAAAAAGCGGTAGAAGATAGCCTGCTCCGATTAGATATCGACTATATTGATCTTTATTATCAACATCGTGTTGATCCTAACGTACCTATCGAAGAAACAGTTGGAGCGATGGCAGACCTCGTTAAGGAAGGTAAAGTGCGCTATCTTGGCCTATCCGAAGCATCAGCACAAACTATAAGACGTGCTCATGCTGTACATCCTATATCTGCGCTACAAACCGAATACTCCCTTTGGAGTAGAGATGTAGAGGCCGAAATTCTACCTGTTGTCAACGAATTGGGAATCACATTTGTTGCTTATAGTCCTTTAAGTCGTGGATTTATATCCGGAGAACTACGCAAATTTGAGGATCTTGCAGAGGACGATGTCCGTAGATATTTACCACGATTCCAAAAAGAGAATTTCCAAAAGAACGTGGATATCGTTGATGAGATTACAAAGATCGCCAAAGAAAAAGGCAGTACACCATCGCAACTGGCATTGGCATGGTCATTAGCAAAAGGAGCACTTCCAATCCCTGGAACGAGACGAGTTAGTTTTCTAGAGGAAAATGCAGGAGCTTCGGACATTGTGCTAACTCCAGATGACTTAGCGCGTATTGAAGCTGTTAGCCCTCAGTCTGCTGTTCAAGGTGGTAGATACGATGATATCAGCATGAAAGGTTTAAATATTTGA
- a CDS encoding AraC family transcriptional regulator — translation MVVTDEQMKEMATHGSRQFPIEYYVDDTAQFSNHCINRHWHDEVEFAFIQEGHADYWIGEKSVPLSEGDGIFINTRIIHGYKASRRAIVPNIVFSPELVSGGNQTVYQKFVQPLLYSSISCLYLSSRIHWQEEIIRNLQTVFHLLNSGEETKEIDVQIGIASIWRSLYLHRHSCMELPQTPSFLNTQARLRMMLEYIYENYREKLRLLDIASAAKVSKSEALRCFKEGTDTSPVDYLIQFRLNKARELMLTTGNTVSEVAEMTGFETVGYFDRMFKKAFGVTPKHLRMR, via the coding sequence GTGGTAGTCACGGACGAACAAATGAAGGAGATGGCAACACACGGCTCCCGGCAATTTCCGATTGAATATTATGTAGACGATACCGCACAGTTTTCAAATCACTGCATTAACCGCCACTGGCATGATGAAGTGGAATTTGCTTTCATCCAGGAAGGGCATGCGGACTATTGGATAGGCGAAAAGTCCGTGCCGCTCAGCGAAGGAGATGGGATTTTCATAAATACGAGGATTATTCACGGTTATAAAGCTAGTAGGAGAGCGATTGTGCCCAACATCGTGTTTTCTCCGGAGTTAGTGTCGGGTGGTAATCAGACGGTATACCAAAAATTTGTACAACCCCTTCTGTACTCCTCCATTTCATGCTTATATTTGAGCAGCCGTATTCATTGGCAAGAAGAGATCATACGAAATTTGCAGACTGTCTTCCATCTATTGAATTCAGGGGAAGAAACAAAAGAGATTGACGTTCAGATTGGTATCGCGTCCATATGGCGCAGTTTGTACTTACATCGGCACTCCTGCATGGAATTGCCACAAACACCTAGTTTTCTGAACACTCAGGCACGGCTGCGGATGATGCTGGAGTACATTTATGAGAACTATAGGGAGAAACTTCGCCTTTTGGATATTGCATCTGCTGCAAAGGTAAGTAAAAGCGAGGCGTTGCGCTGCTTTAAGGAAGGGACGGATACTTCTCCTGTGGACTATCTAATTCAGTTCAGGTTGAATAAGGCTAGAGAATTAATGCTGACTACGGGGAATACCGTTTCGGAAGTTGCCGAAATGACCGGATTTGAAACCGTGGGGTATTTTGACCGAATGTTTAAAAAAGCCTTTGGTGTCACTCCAAAACATCTGCGAATGCGTTAA
- a CDS encoding ketose-bisphosphate aldolase, giving the protein MLVNMNEVLLPARKGKYGIGMFNAVNLEMARGIIAAAEQASSPVIMGTAEVFFSYCPLEEAAYYLIPMAKKAKVPVAIHLDHGMTEGACAKALELGFTSIMYDCSLESYDVNVRKVKEMAKLAHSFGATIEGELGHVGDNEGSYEGEHATEDPSALFTDPKIAKNFVDQTGIDALAIAVGTAHGAYKRPPMLDFERIETIYRTTSVPLVLHGGSGLSDSDFKQAIRSGISKVNIFTDINTAAVEAMFRHFTSFNKGMIDLIPATVESIKEKVMEKMDLFDSYNKA; this is encoded by the coding sequence ATGTTAGTGAATATGAACGAAGTTTTGCTGCCGGCACGAAAAGGGAAGTATGGTATAGGCATGTTCAATGCTGTGAATCTGGAAATGGCAAGAGGCATTATTGCAGCTGCGGAGCAAGCGAGTTCTCCGGTAATAATGGGGACTGCGGAGGTATTTTTCTCTTACTGTCCATTGGAGGAAGCAGCTTACTATTTAATTCCTATGGCGAAGAAGGCCAAAGTCCCGGTCGCCATTCATTTGGACCACGGTATGACAGAGGGTGCGTGCGCAAAGGCGCTGGAGCTTGGATTTACATCCATCATGTATGATTGTTCTCTGGAATCGTATGATGTGAATGTCCGTAAAGTTAAAGAGATGGCGAAGCTCGCGCATTCCTTCGGCGCTACTATTGAAGGGGAATTAGGTCATGTGGGCGATAATGAAGGTTCATATGAAGGTGAACATGCAACGGAGGATCCCAGCGCATTATTTACGGATCCTAAAATAGCGAAGAATTTCGTAGATCAAACCGGTATCGATGCCCTGGCCATCGCGGTAGGAACTGCACACGGAGCTTATAAACGTCCGCCTATGCTGGATTTTGAGAGAATAGAAACGATCTATAGAACGACTTCCGTTCCTTTGGTTCTGCATGGGGGCTCCGGATTAAGCGATTCTGATTTTAAACAAGCCATTCGGTCAGGGATCAGCAAAGTGAATATCTTTACAGATATCAACACAGCTGCTGTGGAAGCGATGTTCCGTCATTTCACCTCTTTCAACAAGGGAATGATTGATTTGATTCCGGCAACGGTTGAATCGATTAAAGAAAAAGTCATGGAAAAAATGGACTTGTTTGATTCTTATAACAAGGCTTGA
- a CDS encoding MFS transporter translates to MARLLLLIIFIAFISLGIPDSLFGTAWPAINQEFGLPVSAAGYVTFAISGCTIISSLISAKVINKYGTGKVTAISVIMTAAALLGFAYSSNILWLCLFALPLGLGAGAVDSGLNNYVALHYKASHMNLLHCFYGVGVSISPYLMSLSLSEQNNWREGYYTVSLIQGVIALIVLLTLPVWKKANRSLQEDRGNVSKTVSLAYLFRLPSARAAWMTFISSCAIETTAGIWGSTFLVHTKGLSVESAAKYLTLYYIGMTAGRLLSGLLADKLSSWKLIHIGQSILAAALITLMLPIQSEFSAFALFMVGFGIAPIFPNLTHLTPANFGKDISQSMMGAQMAASYVGITIMPPLFGLLAQGIGMKLFPYYLAALFVIMILSITTLIRRLKKQNLYAPAKK, encoded by the coding sequence ATGGCAAGACTTCTATTATTGATTATCTTCATTGCATTTATCAGCTTGGGGATCCCAGATTCACTTTTTGGCACAGCTTGGCCAGCCATTAACCAAGAGTTCGGATTACCGGTTTCGGCAGCAGGATACGTCACATTCGCCATTTCTGGATGTACAATCATTTCGAGTTTGATTAGCGCTAAGGTGATTAACAAGTACGGTACCGGCAAGGTCACTGCAATCAGCGTCATTATGACTGCTGCTGCACTGCTGGGCTTCGCTTATTCATCGAATATACTATGGTTGTGCCTGTTTGCTCTTCCGCTCGGACTGGGAGCTGGAGCTGTAGATTCGGGGCTCAACAACTACGTGGCGCTCCATTATAAAGCCAGCCATATGAATCTTCTGCATTGCTTTTATGGTGTCGGGGTTTCCATCAGTCCTTATCTGATGTCACTTTCGCTTTCTGAACAGAACAACTGGCGGGAAGGTTATTACACGGTTTCTCTGATTCAGGGTGTTATCGCACTCATCGTCTTGCTAACCTTGCCTGTATGGAAGAAAGCTAACCGGAGCCTTCAAGAAGACAGGGGGAATGTATCCAAAACAGTCAGTCTTGCCTATCTGTTTAGGCTACCTTCAGCAAGAGCGGCATGGATGACCTTTATCAGTTCCTGTGCAATCGAGACAACCGCAGGCATCTGGGGAAGCACTTTCCTGGTACATACCAAAGGCTTGTCCGTAGAAAGTGCAGCCAAATACCTCACCTTGTATTATATAGGGATGACAGCAGGAAGACTGCTCTCTGGTCTCCTAGCAGATAAGCTGTCGAGCTGGAAATTGATCCACATTGGACAAAGCATCCTAGCCGCCGCGCTAATAACACTTATGCTACCCATTCAATCAGAATTCTCTGCTTTCGCCCTGTTCATGGTCGGTTTTGGAATCGCGCCTATTTTCCCCAACCTCACCCATCTGACACCAGCAAATTTCGGAAAAGACATCTCACAGTCGATGATGGGAGCCCAGATGGCTGCCTCCTATGTGGGGATTACAATAATGCCGCCACTGTTTGGTTTACTGGCGCAAGGGATTGGTATGAAGTTATTCCCCTATTATCTGGCGGCTCTATTCGTAATCATGATCTTGTCGATAACAACACTAATAAGAAGATTGAAAAAACAAAACCTATATGCTCCCGCCAAAAAGTAA
- a CDS encoding glycoside hydrolase family 3 protein, translated as MTTFYAPTSPEISKREQTHMETIRALAANCMVLLENDGTLPLSAQTKKVALFGNGARHTVKGGTGSGDVNSRVVVAIEQGLEKAGYTVTTKNWLGEYDQCVAQAKQTYTEKLEAVKKQYGSSAGVLYYLKNPFLEPHVQAVTTKDIHESGTDTAVYVLARNSGEGKDRNNTRGEFQLAEEELEAIRLLAASYKKFILLLNIGGIIDTTELLQIQGINAILMIGQLGNITGFAVTDVLFGKTVPSGKLTDTWASNYLDYPSSDTYSHMNGDVDDEYYSEGIYVGYRYFDTFNITPNYCFGYGKAYTEFSIQTLDITVNEENISVTVEVKNIGKIHPGREVVQIYTSAPAGSLEKPYQELSAFAKTQLLAPGGDEILTISFPVSSMASYSEKEAAWVMEAGTYYIRVGNASRNTKIEAAIHLSSTVKTVQLKNLFPMDEPMEEISSRNISSYSYASEAFEKENAKILTLDPSEILLQLIKYQSERPTYLDQYPDVKITIDEVKNKQFTSEELIAQLTVQEMAELCVGTSGGRATVVANAAITVPGAGGETATLEDRGIRSIVLADGPAGLRLTPHFRATADRELLPGGEIMGFDYNPLPEAGPEGSVDYYQYCTAIPVATSLAQSWDMNLIEHIGKIVGKEMQEFHVHLWLAPGMNIHRNPLCGRNFEYYSEDPLLTGKCAAAETRGVQYYPGQGTTLKHFAANNHEDNRMFTNAHVSERTLREIYLKGFEIAVKESRPLSIMTSYNLINGTHAANHFDLIQSAARDEWGFAGVVMTDWYTSNKLTDEIHKYPISSSPLCIKAGNDLQMPGSQQNIDDIVSAIEAGERA; from the coding sequence ATGACTACATTTTATGCACCAACGTCGCCAGAAATCAGTAAAAGAGAACAGACGCACATGGAAACCATTCGTGCGCTTGCAGCTAACTGCATGGTGTTGTTGGAGAATGATGGAACGTTGCCGTTATCAGCCCAAACAAAAAAAGTAGCTCTCTTCGGAAATGGGGCAAGACATACTGTAAAAGGGGGCACCGGATCCGGGGATGTCAATTCCAGAGTGGTTGTGGCTATTGAACAAGGTTTGGAAAAAGCGGGTTATACTGTGACAACTAAGAATTGGCTGGGTGAATACGACCAGTGTGTGGCACAAGCCAAGCAAACATACACAGAGAAGCTGGAAGCTGTAAAAAAACAATACGGATCGTCTGCCGGCGTTCTTTACTATTTGAAAAATCCTTTTCTGGAACCGCATGTACAGGCAGTAACGACCAAAGATATTCATGAATCCGGTACAGATACTGCGGTTTATGTTTTGGCCAGAAATTCCGGAGAAGGTAAAGACAGAAATAATACCAGGGGAGAATTTCAATTAGCAGAAGAAGAACTAGAGGCAATTCGTTTACTTGCCGCCTCCTACAAAAAGTTTATTCTATTGTTAAACATTGGAGGGATTATAGATACAACGGAATTGTTGCAAATTCAGGGGATTAATGCGATTCTGATGATCGGACAGCTGGGAAACATTACCGGTTTTGCAGTAACGGATGTTTTGTTCGGAAAGACGGTTCCATCCGGCAAGCTGACTGATACATGGGCCTCGAACTATCTGGACTACCCTTCTTCCGATACATACAGTCATATGAATGGAGATGTAGACGATGAATATTACTCGGAAGGCATTTATGTAGGTTATCGCTATTTCGATACGTTCAACATTACGCCAAACTATTGCTTTGGATACGGGAAAGCGTATACAGAGTTCTCAATCCAGACGCTGGATATAACGGTGAATGAGGAGAATATATCGGTTACTGTTGAGGTTAAAAATATCGGTAAAATTCATCCCGGCAGAGAAGTTGTACAAATCTATACCTCTGCTCCGGCTGGATCATTGGAAAAACCATATCAAGAATTATCTGCGTTTGCCAAAACACAATTGCTTGCCCCCGGAGGAGATGAGATACTCACCATTTCTTTTCCGGTAAGCAGCATGGCATCCTATAGTGAGAAGGAAGCGGCATGGGTTATGGAAGCGGGTACCTATTATATCCGTGTGGGCAATGCCTCCAGAAACACTAAAATTGAAGCCGCGATACATTTATCCAGCACCGTCAAAACCGTGCAGTTAAAAAATCTGTTCCCGATGGATGAACCGATGGAAGAGATAAGTTCCCGAAACATCTCATCATATTCTTATGCCTCCGAAGCGTTTGAAAAAGAAAATGCAAAAATATTGACCCTAGATCCATCTGAGATTCTGCTTCAGTTAATAAAGTATCAAAGCGAAAGACCCACATACCTTGATCAGTATCCGGATGTCAAAATTACAATTGATGAAGTTAAAAATAAACAATTTACTTCAGAAGAGCTAATAGCCCAGCTTACTGTACAAGAAATGGCGGAGCTTTGTGTGGGAACCTCGGGAGGCCGGGCAACTGTCGTCGCTAATGCAGCAATTACTGTACCAGGAGCTGGCGGAGAAACTGCGACACTGGAAGATAGAGGGATTAGAAGTATAGTTCTGGCCGATGGGCCGGCAGGCTTACGGCTAACACCCCATTTCAGAGCAACTGCAGACAGAGAATTGCTGCCTGGCGGAGAAATTATGGGATTTGATTATAATCCACTCCCCGAAGCAGGACCGGAAGGATCAGTGGATTATTATCAGTACTGTACAGCTATCCCGGTTGCGACTTCACTTGCTCAATCATGGGATATGAACTTAATTGAGCACATTGGCAAGATTGTCGGAAAGGAAATGCAGGAATTCCATGTCCACCTTTGGTTGGCTCCTGGCATGAATATACACAGAAATCCTTTGTGCGGACGTAATTTTGAATATTATTCTGAAGATCCGTTGCTTACAGGAAAATGTGCAGCAGCTGAAACAAGAGGGGTACAATACTATCCCGGTCAGGGTACGACATTAAAGCATTTTGCTGCGAATAACCATGAAGATAATCGAATGTTTACTAATGCGCATGTCAGTGAACGGACGTTACGTGAAATTTATCTTAAAGGTTTTGAAATCGCAGTGAAAGAATCAAGACCTTTGTCCATTATGACGTCCTACAATCTGATTAATGGGACGCATGCAGCCAATCATTTTGATTTAATTCAATCCGCTGCAAGAGATGAATGGGGCTTTGCGGGGGTTGTAATGACCGATTGGTACACTTCCAATAAACTGACTGATGAGATTCATAAGTATCCTATATCCTCCAGTCCGCTATGCATTAAAGCAGGAAATGACTTGCAAATGCCGGGGTCTCAACAGAATATCGATGATATTGTTTCGGCCATTGAAGCAGGGGAGAGAGCATAA